The nucleotide sequence TGTTCAAGCTTGTCCTCGTCGTCAGGAAACGCGCCTAGAAAATGCGCCTCGCCGCCATTTTCGGACACAGCAGCCGTGACAATAGCACCGTTGGTGTCGAAGATCGCAGCGGGACGGAGAGCTTGGCCGGGTTGAACAAGTTCATCCCCGGTGGAAATTATCGTCACGCGCGGTTTCTTCACTACGGAAACGCGAGCGACGCCGGACGCAGCAAGCATGCCGATTTCGCGCGAGCCGATCAGCGTGCCAGACCGCAGCAAGACTTCGCCACATGCAATGTCAGATCCTGCATAGGACACAAACTGCCCGGGCGACGTCGCGCGTCTGATCTCGATTGCGCCCGAACCTGCAGGTTGCGTGTGCTCGACCATGACAACCGCGTCGGCACCGCGCGGAATGGGACCACCCGTCGCAATCGGCGTCGCCGTACCTTGCTTCACAGGCAATTGCGGCGCTGTGCCGCATGCGATGACTTCATCGTTTAGGAGTAGACGAACCGGCAATGCCTCGCCAGCAGCGACGAGATCCGCGGACCGCACGGCAAAGCCATCGACGTTGGAGCGATCGAATGGCGGTACATCGACAACCGCAACAACATCGTTCGCCAGCACGAGCCCCATTGCATCGGCTAGCGCGAGGTCGTCAGCCGTGAGGTCACGCGGAAATAGCGCAGCTTCAAATCGCGCAAGCGCCTCCTCACGGGACAGAATTGTCAGAAACTGTTCCTGGTCGACATTCGCGCTATTCGGCGACAGCTTCGGTTCGGTCATCACACAGTCTCACGTCATATCGCGAAGAGAGAATGCGCCGACCGCCGTCCCGGCGGCATAACCCTCGCTGTCTCCTGGGACAGCAAGCCATGCGTGGCTGCGGACGATAGCGTCCAGCGAAAGTTGTCCGGCGGCAACCGGCATCCACTTGTCATCCAGCGCTTCCAGCAACACGATCTCCGCAACACCGATAGACGAAGAAACCTTGCGCGCAAGGGGGCGAACGATGGCCTGTCGCTGCGCCCGTTCAGTGAGCAAGTCCAGCGCAGGTTGAACCAGCGTCAAACAGACCGCCAACGCCTGATCGGGGGTGCCAGGAACGGCGATAACCGGCGTTGTGCCGATCTTTGCGACCGCCGCTGTGCGCCCGGGCTGCAGCGCAAGTCCGTGCGCTAAAACAGTTCCATGTGCTGCCAGCGCCTGAACCGTTGCATCAGTGCGGCCGAGGCCCGTGCCGCCGACTGTTATCAGCAAATCATAAGTGCCTTCGTCTATAGCAGTGGAAATGCTGGCGGCGTCGCGTCCCCTTGTCTGTACACCAACCGCTCGGGCACCGGCAGCTTTCACAAACTCCACAATGAACTGCGAGGATGCGGCACTGCCGTCAGTGGAGGTGACATCGATGACGCACACACGCGGAGACCGAATCTGGATGCGGTCCAATCCTATGGCGTGGAGAGCAAGTCTATCGCGCGCGTTCACCTGTCGCCCCGGCGAAATAATCGAGCGCCCAGCGGCAACGTCGTCTCCGGCCCGGCGAATGCCGTGACCGGGAACTGCTTCAGCGAGAACCTCAAATATCGGTCCGGTCTGTTCGACCATATCGGCATCAAGCACGCAGTCACAATGCTCTGGCAGCCCATCACCCGCTTCGACCCATACAGGCGATGCGGGTAGCGGCAGCGGAGAATAGGATGATGCGCCGGCGATATCGCGCGCCCGCATTGCCCAGCCGTCGGCGACCGCGATACTGAACGCTGGATGGGCCGTTCGCAGCGGTGCAACCTCAGCTGCAATGCCACCGACAGAATCTGCAAGCGACACGCCGATGGGTTTAACCGGTCCCACATCGTCAAGCAGCAAACGAAGGGCGACATCGAGCGGAGTTAACACGGCCGGCAAACGCTGTGTCATCTTGACGCCCGATGACGGTCGGTTAGCAGCGAACGCTCGGGAACCATCTCAAATATGGCACGTTGAGGAGGAGGTTTCATTCAGCCCATTTAGCCACAGAGGTTCAAGATGCGCACTCAACTCATCGCTGCTGCTGTCGCGGGGCTGTTTGCTGCAATGCCGTCGCTGGCGCAGACCCCTGCGCCCGCAGCCGAAAAGCCTGAGACGAGTTGCAATACTACACCATCAGGCACGACCACGGGCAATGCCGACACCAAAGCTCAGACGTCGACAAGTATGGAAAAGAGCGCGATTCTGCCATCGGCAGGTGGGCACGCAAGCTCCGCTGCCCCGACGGTACAGAGCGATGGAAAACCCATGGCGGCGCGACCCGATTGTCCGCCAGAAACGAAGAAGTAGGTCTCGTCCGTCCGTCTCAGGACGCCTTTTTCTCCGCGTTGGGGAAGAAAAGCTGCTTGCCGTTGACCTGATAGGCCGCG is from Afipia massiliensis and encodes:
- a CDS encoding molybdopterin-binding protein; protein product: MTQRLPAVLTPLDVALRLLLDDVGPVKPIGVSLADSVGGIAAEVAPLRTAHPAFSIAVADGWAMRARDIAGASSYSPLPLPASPVWVEAGDGLPEHCDCVLDADMVEQTGPIFEVLAEAVPGHGIRRAGDDVAAGRSIISPGRQVNARDRLALHAIGLDRIQIRSPRVCVIDVTSTDGSAASSQFIVEFVKAAGARAVGVQTRGRDAASISTAIDEGTYDLLITVGGTGLGRTDATVQALAAHGTVLAHGLALQPGRTAAVAKIGTTPVIAVPGTPDQALAVCLTLVQPALDLLTERAQRQAIVRPLARKVSSSIGVAEIVLLEALDDKWMPVAAGQLSLDAIVRSHAWLAVPGDSEGYAAGTAVGAFSLRDMT